One genomic segment of Tiliqua scincoides isolate rTilSci1 chromosome 6, rTilSci1.hap2, whole genome shotgun sequence includes these proteins:
- the DDIT4L gene encoding DNA damage-inducible transcript 4-like protein isoform X1: MVVTSNLSNKSSVCISELIQQGCWHATLTGEWLSNFDYWDYVVPEPNFNEMVFEEQTCQSLVRMLESCLSKSKQTRLHCSKVLVPEKLTMRIAQDILRLSSMEPCGLRGCIIHVNLEMGNVCKKLDKIVCDPTVVPTFELTLVFKQDSCSWLSFRNFFPKACFTSGKKHTLILSPGFRLIKEKLYSVGTIVEEC; encoded by the exons ATGGTTGTAACCAGCAATTTAAGCAATAAAAGCTCTGTGTGTATCTCTGAGTTGATACAGCAAGGTTGTTGGCATGCAACCTTAACTGGTGAGTGGCTTTCAA ACTTTGACTACTGGGATTATGTAGTACCTGAACCCAATTTTAATGAGATGGTTTTTGAGGAACAGACATGCCAGAGTCTAGTTCGAATGCTGGAGAGCTGCCTGTCTAAATCCAAGCAGACCAGACTGCACTGCTCCAAGGTTCTAGTCCCTGAGAAACTGACCATGAGGATAGCCCAGGACATCCTCCGTCTGTCTTCTATGGAACCTTGTGGCTTAAGAGGCTGCATTATTCATGTCAACTTGGAAATGGGAAATGTCTGTaaaaagctggataagattgtcTGTGATCCTACTGTCGTTCCTACCTTTGAGCTGACACTTGTGTTCAAGCAGGACAGTTGTTCATGGCTTAGTTTCAGGAATTTCTTCCCCAAAGCTTGCTTTACGTCTGGTAAGAAGCATACTCTGATCCTAAGTCCTGGCTTTCGGTTAATTAAGGAAAAGCTGTACTCAGTTGGCACAATAGTTGAAGAATGCTAG
- the DDIT4L gene encoding DNA damage-inducible transcript 4-like protein isoform X2, with protein sequence MVVTSNLSNKSSVCISELIQQGCWHATLTDFDYWDYVVPEPNFNEMVFEEQTCQSLVRMLESCLSKSKQTRLHCSKVLVPEKLTMRIAQDILRLSSMEPCGLRGCIIHVNLEMGNVCKKLDKIVCDPTVVPTFELTLVFKQDSCSWLSFRNFFPKACFTSGKKHTLILSPGFRLIKEKLYSVGTIVEEC encoded by the exons ATGGTTGTAACCAGCAATTTAAGCAATAAAAGCTCTGTGTGTATCTCTGAGTTGATACAGCAAGGTTGTTGGCATGCAACCTTAACTG ACTTTGACTACTGGGATTATGTAGTACCTGAACCCAATTTTAATGAGATGGTTTTTGAGGAACAGACATGCCAGAGTCTAGTTCGAATGCTGGAGAGCTGCCTGTCTAAATCCAAGCAGACCAGACTGCACTGCTCCAAGGTTCTAGTCCCTGAGAAACTGACCATGAGGATAGCCCAGGACATCCTCCGTCTGTCTTCTATGGAACCTTGTGGCTTAAGAGGCTGCATTATTCATGTCAACTTGGAAATGGGAAATGTCTGTaaaaagctggataagattgtcTGTGATCCTACTGTCGTTCCTACCTTTGAGCTGACACTTGTGTTCAAGCAGGACAGTTGTTCATGGCTTAGTTTCAGGAATTTCTTCCCCAAAGCTTGCTTTACGTCTGGTAAGAAGCATACTCTGATCCTAAGTCCTGGCTTTCGGTTAATTAAGGAAAAGCTGTACTCAGTTGGCACAATAGTTGAAGAATGCTAG